Proteins encoded together in one Synechococcus sp. BL107 window:
- a CDS encoding response regulator transcription factor, with the protein MREIRTRSLPVLNDRRTVIASADRVLITALTHLFEGIGPLVGAATSEQDALNCLTANDVQLLVCTDLLEHGSGPGLVATAKAQHPQLRCLMLIQRPLLSTIDAAIASGCEGLCSRERLGDGGVLSVLQAMDSDGIHMDPTITGVCQQSRRRPSHGIAPPLSDVLTLREEDVLRGLCRGLSNQEIADQLHLAVDTIKHAVTSLLRKLEARDRTQAVLVAFQHNLVDPPAPIPRWQPRTQR; encoded by the coding sequence ATGCGTGAGATCAGAACACGCAGCCTTCCTGTCTTGAACGACCGTCGGACGGTGATCGCCAGCGCAGACCGCGTGTTGATCACGGCCCTAACGCATTTGTTTGAGGGAATTGGCCCCCTGGTCGGCGCTGCCACCAGTGAGCAGGATGCCCTCAACTGCCTCACGGCGAACGACGTTCAACTCCTGGTATGCACTGATTTACTCGAGCACGGCTCAGGCCCAGGATTGGTGGCCACAGCAAAAGCCCAGCATCCACAACTGCGCTGTTTGATGCTGATTCAGCGCCCCCTGCTAAGCACCATCGATGCGGCGATCGCCTCTGGCTGTGAGGGCCTCTGCAGCCGTGAACGCCTTGGCGATGGCGGAGTGCTCAGCGTTCTCCAAGCCATGGATAGCGATGGAATCCACATGGATCCAACCATCACAGGGGTGTGTCAGCAAAGCCGCCGCCGGCCCAGCCACGGCATTGCACCACCCTTAAGCGATGTACTGACCCTGCGGGAAGAAGATGTTTTACGGGGTTTATGCAGGGGACTCAGCAATCAAGAGATTGCCGACCAACTGCACCTAGCCGTCGACACGATCAAACACGCTGTGACCAGCCTTCTCCGCAAACTGGAGGCCCGGGATCGAACCCAAGCCGTGCTCGTTGCCTTCCAACACAACTTGGTGGACCCTCCTGCTCCGATTCCTCGCTGGCAGCCCAGAACCCAGCGCTAA